In a single window of the Planctomycetota bacterium genome:
- a CDS encoding PA14 domain-containing protein: MKTSHVLAAAILLAAAPAAARAQTVTRGPYLQQGSDTAVTVRWRTSSAVTGVVRYGAGPSSLTLSASESSPRTEHEVRLTGLSPDTRYYYSIGTPAGTLAGGDAEHFFITAPRPGTAKPTRVWVLGDPGTANSNQRAVRDAYYAFAGSRHTDLWLMLGDNAYSSGTDAEYQRAVFDMYPAVLRKSVLWPTLGNHDGVSADSATQTGPYYDIFTLPRNAEAGGVPSGTEAYYSFDYGNIHFVCLDSHDTNRSATGAMATWLKNDLAAAVADWIVAFWHHPPYVKSNYDSDRSTVFIDMRRNFLPILEDAGVDLVLAGHSHNYQRSFLIDGHYGTSDTLTAAMIKDGGDGREDGDGPYRKSAGTPAHEGAVYVVAGSSGQVTSTISRHPVMYAWKAVLGSLVLDFNGNRLDVKFLRETGAVDDAFTIVKGSGLPVVTLSADDGTASEEGPDAGSFVVRRTGSTAAPLAVRLTVSGTAAAGADYAAIPNPVTIPAGAASTTVRVLPVDDAAVEGDETVVLTVAPDPAYVVGTPATAEAAIRDNDAAAPPPTPPPAGAGGLLGHYFNTWNLQGPSLTRVDPTVDFDWGAGAPMPGIHEDGFGVRWTGFVTPPATGTYTFYTVSNDGARLWVNDVIVIDKGIDQPLTEWSGTIDLEGGRPVRIRLEYYDNTGQAAVRLLWSGPSVPKGVIPQDRLEPAEADAPPPSAEPPPGSDPGAGGGGGGGGGGGGGCGLLGWEALFFLAAAIRVTRRARLRPS, translated from the coding sequence ATGAAGACCTCCCACGTTCTCGCCGCCGCGATCCTCCTGGCCGCCGCGCCCGCCGCCGCCCGGGCTCAAACCGTCACCCGCGGGCCCTACCTCCAGCAGGGGAGCGACACCGCCGTCACCGTCCGCTGGCGCACCTCGAGCGCCGTCACGGGCGTCGTCCGGTACGGCGCCGGCCCCTCCTCCCTCACGCTCTCCGCTTCCGAATCCTCCCCCCGCACGGAACACGAAGTCCGCCTCACGGGACTCTCGCCCGACACCCGCTACTACTACTCGATCGGGACCCCCGCGGGGACGCTCGCCGGCGGCGACGCGGAGCACTTTTTCATCACGGCGCCGCGCCCCGGAACCGCCAAGCCCACCCGCGTCTGGGTCCTCGGCGACCCCGGCACCGCCAACTCCAACCAGCGCGCCGTCCGCGACGCCTATTACGCCTTCGCCGGCTCCCGCCACACCGACCTCTGGCTCATGCTCGGCGACAACGCCTACTCCTCCGGGACCGACGCCGAATACCAGCGCGCCGTCTTCGACATGTACCCCGCCGTCCTTCGGAAGTCCGTCCTGTGGCCCACCCTCGGCAACCACGACGGCGTCAGCGCCGATTCCGCCACCCAGACGGGACCTTACTACGACATCTTCACCCTCCCCAGGAACGCCGAGGCCGGCGGCGTCCCGTCCGGCACCGAGGCGTACTACTCCTTCGATTACGGCAACATCCATTTCGTCTGCCTGGATTCCCACGACACGAACCGCTCCGCCACCGGGGCGATGGCGACCTGGCTCAAGAACGATCTGGCCGCCGCCGTGGCCGACTGGATCGTGGCCTTCTGGCACCACCCGCCGTACGTCAAAAGCAACTACGACTCCGACCGCTCGACCGTGTTCATCGACATGCGCCGGAACTTCCTGCCCATCCTCGAGGACGCGGGCGTGGACCTCGTCCTGGCCGGCCACAGCCACAACTACCAGCGGTCCTTCCTCATCGACGGCCACTACGGCACCTCGGACACGCTGACCGCCGCGATGATCAAGGACGGCGGCGACGGCCGCGAGGACGGCGACGGCCCCTACCGGAAGTCCGCCGGCACCCCCGCGCACGAGGGCGCCGTCTACGTCGTGGCCGGCAGCTCCGGCCAGGTGACCTCGACGATCAGCCGGCACCCCGTCATGTACGCCTGGAAGGCGGTCCTCGGGTCGCTCGTTCTCGACTTCAACGGAAACCGCCTCGACGTGAAATTCCTCCGCGAGACGGGCGCCGTGGACGACGCGTTCACGATCGTCAAGGGCTCGGGGCTGCCGGTCGTCACCCTGAGTGCCGACGACGGCACCGCTTCCGAGGAGGGCCCCGACGCGGGTTCCTTCGTGGTCCGCCGCACGGGCTCGACCGCGGCGCCGCTGGCCGTGCGCCTGACCGTGAGCGGAACCGCCGCCGCGGGAGCCGACTATGCCGCGATCCCGAACCCCGTCACGATCCCCGCCGGCGCCGCCTCGACGACGGTCCGGGTCCTCCCCGTCGACGACGCGGCGGTCGAGGGAGACGAGACGGTCGTCCTGACGGTCGCGCCGGATCCCGCGTACGTCGTGGGGACGCCGGCGACGGCGGAAGCGGCGATCCGGGACAACGACGCGGCCGCCCCGCCGCCGACGCCTCCGCCGGCCGGCGCGGGCGGGCTCCTGGGTCACTACTTCAATACGTGGAATCTTCAGGGCCCGAGCCTGACGCGCGTGGACCCCACGGTCGATTTCGACTGGGGCGCGGGCGCTCCGATGCCGGGGATCCACGAGGACGGCTTCGGGGTGCGCTGGACGGGCTTCGTGACGCCGCCGGCGACGGGCACGTACACGTTCTACACGGTCTCCAACGACGGCGCCCGGCTCTGGGTGAACGACGTGATCGTGATCGACAAGGGGATCGACCAGCCGCTGACGGAGTGGAGCGGGACGATCGACCTGGAGGGCGGGCGCCCTGTCCGGATCCGCCTGGAGTACTACGACAACACGGGCCAGGCGGCGGTGCGGCTGCTCTGGAGCGGGCCGTCCGTCCCCAAGGGGGTGATCCCGCAGGATCGCCTGGAGCCGGCGGAGGCGGACGCTCCGCCGCCTTCCGCGGAGCCGCCTCCGGGGAGCGACCCGGGCGCGGGCGGCGGCGGGGGCGGAGGAGGGGGAGGGGGCGGCGGCTGCGGGCTGCTCGGGTGGGAGGCTCTTTTCTTCCTGGCGGCGGCAATCCGCGTCACGCGGAGGGCGCGTCTTCGTCCATCCTGA